The following proteins are encoded in a genomic region of Gemmatimonadales bacterium:
- a CDS encoding purine-nucleoside phosphorylase, whose translation MTSESVEQAAAAVRARWPKRPEIAIILGTGLGGLGREIALECEVPYTEVPGFPLSTVETHAGKLLLGTLEGRPIAAMQGRFHHYEGYPLQRIAFPVYVLRALGAGTLIVSNACGGMHPLWASGDLVLISDHINLLGGNPLVGANDERLGPRFPDLSEPYDPALRALARAVALEEGITLREGVYVAVAGPNLETRAEYRMLRAIGADVVGMSTVPEVIAAVHAGLKVMGLSIITDQCLPDALEPAEFQRIVRTAMGAEPKLSALIRGVIRRMAG comes from the coding sequence GTGACCAGCGAGTCCGTAGAGCAGGCCGCGGCCGCCGTGCGCGCACGGTGGCCGAAGCGGCCCGAGATCGCCATCATCCTCGGCACCGGCCTGGGCGGTCTCGGGCGCGAGATCGCTCTGGAGTGCGAGGTCCCCTACACCGAGGTCCCGGGCTTCCCGCTATCGACCGTCGAAACGCACGCGGGAAAGCTCCTGCTGGGCACGCTCGAAGGGCGTCCGATCGCCGCGATGCAGGGCCGTTTCCACCACTACGAAGGCTATCCGCTCCAGCGCATCGCTTTCCCGGTCTACGTCCTCCGCGCCCTGGGAGCCGGAACGCTGATCGTCTCGAACGCGTGCGGCGGCATGCACCCGCTCTGGGCCTCCGGCGACCTCGTCCTCATCTCGGACCACATCAACCTGTTAGGCGGCAACCCGCTGGTCGGCGCCAACGACGAGCGACTTGGCCCGCGCTTCCCGGACCTGTCGGAGCCGTACGACCCCGCGCTGCGCGCGCTGGCGCGCGCGGTCGCCCTCGAGGAGGGCATCACGCTGCGCGAAGGCGTCTACGTCGCCGTCGCCGGGCCGAACCTCGAGACGCGCGCGGAGTACCGGATGCTGCGCGCCATCGGAGCGGACGTGGTCGGGATGAGCACGGTCCCCGAGGTCATCGCCGCCGTTCACGCGGGACTGAAGGTCATGGGCCTCTCCATCATCACCGACCAGTGCCTGCCGGACGCACTTGAGCCGGCCGAGTTCCAGCGCATCGTCCGTACCGCCATGGGCGCCGAGCCCAAGCTTAGCGCGCTGATCCGGGGTGTGATCCGGCGGATGGCCGGATGA
- the ileS gene encoding isoleucine--tRNA ligase — MSAPRYPGIPVDERADALERELLHRWKAEDLFHETQRRTAGGKPFVFYEGPPTANGRPGIHHVFARTIKDLICRYHAMQGRCVTRIAGWDTHGLPVEIEVEKQLGISSKTEIGDHPGATISVTEFNRRCRESVWKYKADWESLSDRIGYWLDYAKPYITYTNDYVESVWWLLSQLHEKGLLIRGHKVLPYCPRCGTVLSSHELALGYDTAKDPSVYVLFPLEGEKGETGETGERYLLVWTTAPWTLVSNFAVAVHPELDYVEIEWKGRRVILAESRAAHLIPGGDTEPLSVRLSAGPSVRRFKGQDLVGLRYRRPLDVAPWPEGRRWEVIAGDFVTADDGSGLVHLAPFGADDFTVARTHDFAYAVPVDGAGKFRGTTWPEIEGVFVKDADAAIIQRLKADGLLLKRETIEHTYPFCWRCDTPLLYYPRESWFVRTTAVKDRLVAINRGISWHPAEIGTGRFGEWLENNVDWALSRDRFWGTPLPAWICDRDAAHVEVIGSYAKLAERWGRTLAADFDPHKPHIDGYAWGCRQCGGTMRRASEVIDTWFDSGAMPVAQWHYPFEHEREFHDHFPADFIAEGVDQTRGWFYSLLAIATTVFDRTAYRNVIVNELILDSSGQKMSKSRGNVVDPVAAVEKYGADAVRLYLLLSSQVWLPKKFDEKSIPDVAGNVLEKLRHIYHLFQLYAEDWAPSSADPKPADRPLADRWLLGRLARTVREVRAAWDGYDVTVGTRAIVAFVVDDLSNWWVRQSRVRFWVPGGTADPAALATLHEVLCVTARLLAPAAPFLSDLIHRALAGASVHLAPFPEAPEVIEGEALDRAMDVVRRLASLARGAREQVSLRVRQPLARLLAAIPADVDRGLFESLVPLLVAEVNVKRVELVGQGTDLVSLEARPSFRALGKRFGKATPEAAEAVRKLAPEEVVRFDAGEPVEIVVQGARHALQPDDVIVHRHARGDVVVETDGEVVAAIDPTLTDDLRQEGLAREVVSRVQRLRRDAGYKVTDRIELWVDGDETVRSTARRHAEYIAGETLARSVAVEAAPPAADLVQDMDVDGFKARLGVKRAN, encoded by the coding sequence ATGAGCGCGCCGCGCTATCCGGGGATCCCGGTGGACGAGCGCGCGGACGCGCTCGAGCGCGAGTTGCTGCACCGGTGGAAGGCCGAGGACCTCTTCCACGAGACCCAGCGCCGCACCGCGGGCGGCAAGCCGTTCGTGTTCTATGAAGGCCCGCCCACCGCGAACGGGCGCCCGGGCATTCATCACGTCTTCGCGCGCACCATCAAGGACCTGATCTGCCGCTATCACGCGATGCAGGGCCGGTGCGTGACGCGCATCGCGGGATGGGATACCCACGGTCTTCCGGTCGAGATCGAGGTCGAAAAGCAGCTCGGCATCAGCAGCAAGACCGAGATCGGCGACCATCCGGGCGCGACCATCTCGGTGACGGAGTTCAACCGCCGCTGCCGCGAGAGCGTGTGGAAGTACAAGGCGGACTGGGAAAGCCTGTCGGACCGCATCGGCTACTGGCTCGACTACGCGAAGCCTTACATCACGTACACCAACGACTACGTCGAGTCGGTGTGGTGGTTGCTGTCACAGCTGCACGAGAAGGGACTGCTGATCCGCGGGCACAAGGTGTTGCCGTACTGCCCGCGTTGCGGCACGGTGCTCTCGAGCCACGAGCTGGCGCTGGGGTATGACACGGCGAAGGATCCGTCGGTGTATGTGCTGTTTCCGTTGGAAGGGGAGAAAGGGGAGACAGGGGAGACAGGGGAGCGGTACCTTCTGGTGTGGACGACCGCCCCTTGGACGCTGGTCTCCAACTTCGCGGTCGCGGTGCACCCGGAGCTCGACTACGTCGAGATCGAGTGGAAGGGGAGGCGCGTCATCCTGGCGGAGTCGAGAGCCGCGCACCTCATCCCCGGTGGCGATACGGAGCCTCTTTCCGTCCGTCTTTCCGCCGGTCCGTCCGTCCGTCGTTTCAAGGGCCAGGACCTCGTCGGCTTGAGATACCGCCGCCCGCTCGACGTGGCCCCGTGGCCGGAAGGACGGCGCTGGGAAGTGATAGCCGGGGACTTCGTCACCGCCGATGACGGGTCCGGACTCGTGCACCTGGCGCCATTCGGCGCGGACGACTTCACGGTCGCGCGGACTCACGATTTCGCGTACGCGGTCCCGGTGGACGGGGCGGGGAAGTTCCGCGGCACGACCTGGCCCGAGATCGAGGGCGTGTTCGTCAAGGATGCCGATGCGGCCATCATCCAGCGGCTGAAGGCCGACGGCCTGCTGCTCAAGCGCGAGACGATAGAGCACACCTATCCGTTCTGCTGGCGCTGCGACACGCCGCTCCTCTACTACCCGCGCGAATCGTGGTTCGTACGCACGACCGCCGTGAAGGACCGGCTCGTCGCCATCAATCGCGGTATCAGCTGGCACCCCGCCGAGATCGGCACCGGGCGCTTCGGGGAGTGGCTCGAGAACAACGTGGACTGGGCGCTTTCGCGCGACCGGTTCTGGGGGACGCCGCTCCCGGCCTGGATCTGCGACCGGGACGCCGCGCACGTGGAGGTGATCGGGTCGTACGCGAAGCTCGCGGAGCGGTGGGGCAGGACGCTCGCCGCGGACTTCGATCCGCACAAGCCGCACATCGACGGTTACGCCTGGGGTTGCAGGCAGTGCGGCGGCACGATGCGGAGGGCGAGCGAAGTCATCGACACCTGGTTCGACTCGGGCGCGATGCCGGTGGCGCAGTGGCACTACCCGTTCGAGCACGAGCGGGAGTTCCACGACCATTTCCCGGCGGACTTCATCGCCGAGGGGGTGGACCAGACGCGCGGGTGGTTCTACTCGCTGCTCGCCATCGCGACGACGGTCTTCGACCGGACCGCGTACCGCAACGTGATCGTGAACGAGCTGATCCTCGACTCGTCCGGGCAGAAGATGTCGAAGAGCCGCGGCAACGTGGTGGACCCGGTCGCGGCGGTGGAGAAGTACGGCGCGGACGCGGTGCGTCTCTACCTGCTGCTGTCGAGCCAGGTGTGGCTGCCGAAGAAGTTCGACGAGAAATCGATCCCGGACGTGGCGGGCAACGTGCTGGAGAAACTCCGGCACATCTACCACCTGTTCCAGCTGTATGCGGAGGATTGGGCGCCGTCATCGGCGGACCCGAAGCCGGCGGATCGCCCTCTCGCGGATCGGTGGCTGCTCGGGCGGCTCGCGCGGACGGTGCGCGAGGTCCGCGCGGCGTGGGACGGCTACGACGTGACCGTGGGGACGCGCGCCATCGTCGCCTTCGTCGTCGACGACCTGTCGAACTGGTGGGTGCGGCAGAGCCGGGTGCGCTTCTGGGTCCCGGGCGGCACGGCGGACCCGGCGGCGCTGGCCACGTTGCACGAGGTGCTCTGCGTCACGGCACGGCTGCTGGCGCCAGCCGCACCGTTCCTGTCGGACCTGATCCACCGCGCGCTGGCCGGAGCGTCGGTCCACCTGGCGCCCTTCCCGGAGGCGCCCGAGGTCATCGAGGGCGAGGCGCTCGACCGGGCGATGGACGTGGTGCGGCGCCTGGCGAGCCTGGCGCGAGGCGCGCGCGAGCAGGTGTCGCTCCGGGTGCGGCAGCCGCTGGCGCGCCTGCTGGCGGCGATCCCGGCCGACGTGGATCGCGGCCTGTTCGAGTCGCTCGTGCCGCTACTCGTGGCCGAGGTGAATGTCAAGCGCGTGGAGTTGGTGGGGCAGGGGACGGACCTTGTTTCTCTGGAGGCGCGGCCTAGCTTTCGTGCCCTCGGAAAACGATTCGGCAAGGCGACGCCGGAGGCGGCCGAGGCGGTCAGGAAACTGGCGCCCGAAGAGGTGGTCCGGTTCGACGCGGGCGAGCCGGTGGAGATAGTCGTGCAAGGGGCGCGGCACGCGCTTCAGCCGGACGACGTGATCGTACACCGGCACGCGCGGGGCGACGTCGTGGTCGAGACCGACGGTGAGGTGGTGGCCGCCATAGACCCCACTCTTACCGACGACCTCAGGCAGGAAGGCCTGGCCCGGGAGGTCGTCAGCCGGGTGCAGCGTTTGAGGCGCGACGCGGGTTACAAGGTCACCGACCGTATCGAGTTGTGGGTCGACGGCGACGAGACCGTCCGTTCCACGGCCCGGCGCCACGCTGAGTACATTGCAGGGGAAACGCTGGCGCGAAGCGTGGCGGTGGAGGCGGCGCCGCCGGCTGCCGATCTGGTGCAGGACATGGACGTGGACGGCTTCAAGGCGCGGCTCGGGGTGAAGCGCGCGAACTAA
- a CDS encoding TraR/DksA C4-type zinc finger protein: MTKKQLAYFEKRLMEERARALKEIGHYDESFNATLQAAGGDLSSYSFHMADQGTDAMEREKEFLMASKEGRFLWHLNEALRRLYKTPEKFGKCENCSQDIGYDRLDALPHARLCISCKEKEEDGKRR, encoded by the coding sequence ATGACGAAGAAACAACTCGCGTACTTCGAGAAGCGGCTGATGGAGGAGAGGGCGCGCGCATTGAAGGAGATCGGTCATTACGACGAGAGCTTCAACGCCACGCTTCAGGCCGCCGGCGGCGACCTCTCGTCATATTCGTTCCACATGGCCGACCAGGGCACGGACGCCATGGAGCGCGAGAAGGAGTTCCTGATGGCATCCAAGGAGGGCCGCTTCCTCTGGCACCTCAACGAGGCGCTGCGCCGCCTGTACAAGACGCCCGAGAAGTTCGGGAAGTGCGAGAACTGCAGCCAGGACATCGGTTACGACCGGCTCGACGCGCTGCCGCACGCTCGCCTTTGCATCAGCTGCAAGGAGAAGGAGGAAGATGGTAAGCGCCGCTGA
- the lspA gene encoding signal peptidase II translates to MVSAAEQRRFVGVVSAVIVLDLATKLIAESFLPRYVGVPVIGEFFQLRLVYNPGAAFGLNVGEYSRWIFMGLSFTALFVLGSMLKTTRSGDWLRLYALASICAGAAGNLVDRVRSSKGVVDFLDFTVGSLHWPTFNVADMAVTCGAFALAISLWGEGKQPAPAVPAPEAVPPAGS, encoded by the coding sequence ATGGTAAGCGCCGCTGAACAACGCCGCTTCGTCGGCGTCGTCTCAGCGGTGATCGTCCTCGATCTGGCCACCAAGCTGATCGCCGAGTCGTTCCTGCCCCGCTACGTCGGGGTGCCGGTGATCGGTGAGTTCTTCCAGCTCCGCCTCGTCTACAACCCCGGCGCCGCCTTCGGCCTCAACGTGGGCGAGTACTCGCGCTGGATCTTCATGGGCCTATCGTTCACCGCGCTGTTCGTGTTGGGCTCGATGCTCAAGACGACGCGGTCAGGAGACTGGCTCCGGCTGTACGCACTGGCCTCGATCTGCGCCGGCGCGGCGGGTAACCTCGTGGACCGGGTCCGCTCCAGCAAGGGCGTGGTGGATTTCCTCGACTTCACGGTTGGCTCGCTCCACTGGCCTACGTTCAACGTCGCGGACATGGCCGTGACGTGTGGCGCTTTCGCCCTCGCGATCTCGCTCTGGGGCGAGGGGAAGCAGCCCGCGCCTGCCGTTCCGGCCCCCGAGGCCGTCCCGCCCGCGGGTTCCTAG
- a CDS encoding RluA family pseudouridine synthase, producing the protein MSVPPATRFCVATNGAERLDRFLADQLQLSRTVVARLIADGAVLISGEKARPSLEPPRGTELEVVFPERAPRQIFPADIPLTIVYEDDELAVIDKPAGLVVHPAPGHWDDTLVNALAARGLGLGGGAEGRPGIVHRLDKDTSGLIVVAKTARAHEKLGAALAARRIVRRYAVLAWGHLGPHERRIEAKLARHPQDRKRMAIPKGEGGRHAVTRVRTIARGGPADLVLAALETGRTHQIRVHLQSIGHPVVGDPTYGGSEARRSDSTRAQAEALARATPRQALHAAWLRLPHPVTGAPVEIRSEWPVDLRHSLALALDDAVLLADSKPLQYLGFFACGEPNDRP; encoded by the coding sequence GTGTCCGTTCCCCCGGCGACCCGTTTCTGCGTAGCGACCAACGGCGCGGAGCGGCTCGACCGGTTCCTCGCCGACCAGCTTCAGCTTTCCAGGACCGTCGTGGCGCGCCTCATCGCCGACGGCGCGGTGCTCATCTCGGGCGAGAAGGCGCGCCCTTCTCTGGAGCCGCCGCGCGGCACGGAATTGGAGGTCGTCTTCCCGGAGCGTGCGCCGCGCCAGATCTTCCCCGCCGACATCCCGCTCACCATCGTCTACGAGGACGACGAGCTGGCGGTGATCGACAAGCCGGCCGGTCTGGTGGTGCATCCGGCGCCCGGCCACTGGGACGACACCCTCGTGAACGCCCTGGCGGCGCGCGGGCTGGGGCTCGGCGGAGGCGCGGAGGGCCGGCCGGGGATAGTGCACCGCCTCGACAAGGACACCTCCGGGCTGATAGTGGTGGCGAAGACCGCGCGCGCCCACGAGAAGCTGGGTGCGGCGCTCGCCGCTCGCAGGATCGTGCGCCGGTACGCGGTGCTGGCATGGGGCCACCTCGGCCCACACGAGCGGCGGATCGAGGCGAAGCTCGCTCGGCACCCGCAGGACCGGAAACGAATGGCGATCCCCAAGGGCGAGGGCGGGCGACACGCTGTCACGAGGGTGCGCACGATCGCGCGGGGCGGCCCCGCGGACTTGGTCCTCGCCGCCCTGGAGACGGGACGCACCCATCAGATCCGCGTTCACCTCCAGTCCATCGGGCATCCAGTGGTGGGTGACCCGACCTACGGCGGGTCGGAGGCGCGCCGGTCGGACTCGACTCGGGCGCAGGCCGAGGCGCTGGCGCGGGCGACGCCGCGCCAGGCGCTTCACGCCGCGTGGCTCCGGCTCCCTCATCCGGTCACCGGGGCGCCGGTGGAAATCCGGTCGGAATGGCCGGTGGATTTGCGCCATTCGCTCGCCCTCGCGTTGGACGACGCGGTTTTGCTTGCCGATTCCAAACCCTTGCAGTATCTTGGCTTCTTCGCATGCGGCGAGCCGAATGACCGCCCTTAA
- a CDS encoding chemotaxis protein CheW, which produces MTALKLLLFRSGGQVFAVEAGAVQEILPATPPTRMPGAPGAVRGLVNVRGTLVTVVDAAEAIGLPSGLAAGSGTVILMERRSRPVGLAVDEVIDLVTVPTSSLDDRASLPGVRPDLVRAVGSAAGQTFVQLDTDVLLEPLLP; this is translated from the coding sequence ATGACCGCCCTTAAGCTCCTCCTTTTTCGCTCGGGAGGGCAGGTGTTCGCGGTCGAGGCGGGGGCCGTGCAGGAGATACTACCCGCGACTCCGCCGACGCGCATGCCGGGTGCTCCCGGTGCCGTGCGCGGTCTCGTCAATGTGCGAGGCACCTTGGTGACCGTCGTGGATGCCGCCGAGGCGATCGGCCTCCCCTCCGGCTTGGCGGCTGGAAGCGGCACCGTCATCCTCATGGAGCGGCGGTCGCGACCGGTCGGCCTGGCGGTGGACGAGGTGATCGACCTCGTCACAGTCCCGACGTCATCCCTTGACGACCGCGCGTCACTTCCCGGCGTCCGCCCCGACTTGGTGCGCGCCGTCGGGTCGGCGGCCGGTCAGACCTTCGTGCAACTCGATACTGACGTTCTCTTGGAGCCATTGCTGCCGTAG
- a CDS encoding response regulator: MGHRVLVCDDAIFMRTMISDILSSAGYEVVGEAETGLQAIDRYRDLRPDLVTMDIVMPDMGGIDAVREIVKDDPNAKILMCSAMGQQALVVEAIQAGAKDFVVKPFQPSRVLEAVQRVLG; encoded by the coding sequence GTGGGCCATCGAGTCCTCGTCTGCGACGACGCGATATTCATGCGGACGATGATCAGCGACATTTTGTCCAGCGCCGGCTACGAAGTCGTCGGCGAGGCAGAGACGGGGTTGCAGGCCATCGACCGTTATCGCGATCTGCGTCCCGATCTCGTCACCATGGACATCGTGATGCCGGATATGGGCGGCATCGACGCCGTCCGCGAGATCGTCAAGGACGATCCCAACGCGAAGATCCTCATGTGCAGCGCGATGGGGCAGCAGGCCCTCGTGGTGGAGGCCATCCAGGCCGGCGCCAAGGACTTCGTCGTCAAGCCGTTCCAGCCATCGCGCGTGCTCGAAGCGGTGCAGCGCGTCCTCGGATAG
- a CDS encoding chemotaxis protein CheA, producing the protein MDVRRYADLFLTESRDHLTAFNHLLLEWERDPAAPEPVGGIFRAVHTIKGMAATMGYTAVADLSHRVENLLDLLRRGEKPATPATLELLFKSADALDRAIGDAVAGKDDPAPFAELLVQIDREAGGTAEVEAPRQRRSEPVMLPGTGPGRGRVVRVGLRSEAALNGARAILAIKKAEALGSVSAVTPAPSAMETEGFDGKFSFRIDSEADSVAVEEAIRTAGDVDTVEVAEAVHEAVAEGVRGARNIRVDLRRLDELMNQIGELVIARGRLSALTARLAEPDLDEVSLQIGRLAGRLQSEIIQARMTPVWQVFDRFPRMVRDLARQTGKQVAFRVEGKEIELDRAILDELADPLVHLLRNAVDHGIEAPEERVASGKPAVGQLVVAAVRERSSVAIRVTDDGRGVNRAAVLARARETGLVGADQQELGEEELFRVLTRSGFSTAREVTDVSGRGVGIDVVATAARALGGSLEIRSEEGKGTVFTLRLPVTLAIVRALLARVGTELYALPLTHVAETVDLKAEDIRRVQGRETMLLRGLLLPLVRLGEVLGAAAAPATARLPVIVLEMGERRTGVVVDDLMGQQEIVVKNFEAPLGMLPLFSGATILGDGAPALILDAGGLM; encoded by the coding sequence ATGGACGTCCGCCGGTACGCGGACCTCTTCCTGACCGAGAGCCGCGACCACCTCACCGCGTTCAACCATCTCCTTCTCGAGTGGGAGCGCGATCCCGCCGCACCGGAACCCGTGGGCGGGATTTTCCGCGCGGTGCACACGATCAAGGGGATGGCGGCTACGATGGGGTACACCGCGGTGGCGGATCTGTCGCACCGGGTCGAGAACCTGCTCGACCTGCTGCGCCGGGGTGAGAAGCCGGCCACGCCCGCGACGCTGGAGCTGCTCTTCAAGTCCGCCGATGCGCTCGACCGCGCGATCGGGGACGCGGTGGCCGGGAAGGACGACCCGGCGCCGTTCGCCGAGTTGCTGGTTCAGATCGACCGGGAGGCGGGTGGCACGGCCGAGGTCGAGGCGCCCCGCCAGCGCCGGTCGGAACCGGTCATGCTCCCCGGCACCGGCCCTGGCCGGGGCCGCGTGGTGCGCGTCGGTCTGCGGAGCGAGGCGGCGCTCAACGGCGCGCGCGCGATCCTCGCCATCAAGAAGGCCGAGGCGCTTGGATCGGTATCGGCGGTGACGCCCGCGCCGTCCGCGATGGAGACCGAGGGTTTCGACGGCAAGTTCTCGTTCCGGATCGATTCGGAGGCGGACAGCGTCGCCGTCGAGGAGGCCATCCGGACCGCGGGCGACGTGGACACGGTCGAAGTCGCGGAGGCGGTTCACGAAGCCGTCGCGGAAGGCGTCCGCGGGGCGCGCAACATCCGCGTGGACCTGCGCCGGCTCGACGAGCTGATGAACCAGATCGGCGAGCTGGTGATCGCGCGGGGCCGGCTATCGGCGCTCACGGCGCGGCTCGCGGAGCCGGATCTCGACGAAGTTTCGCTCCAGATCGGCCGGCTCGCCGGGCGGCTGCAGAGCGAGATCATCCAGGCGCGCATGACGCCGGTCTGGCAGGTGTTCGACCGCTTCCCGCGCATGGTGCGCGACCTCGCCAGGCAGACGGGCAAGCAGGTAGCGTTCCGGGTCGAGGGCAAGGAGATCGAGCTGGACCGCGCCATCCTCGACGAGCTGGCGGACCCGTTGGTGCACCTGTTGCGGAACGCGGTGGACCACGGCATCGAGGCGCCGGAGGAGCGGGTGGCGAGCGGCAAGCCGGCCGTGGGCCAGCTGGTCGTAGCCGCGGTCCGCGAGCGCTCGTCGGTGGCGATCCGGGTGACCGACGACGGCCGGGGAGTGAACCGCGCGGCGGTACTTGCCCGCGCCCGCGAGACGGGACTGGTGGGTGCGGACCAGCAGGAGCTGGGCGAGGAGGAGCTGTTCCGCGTCCTCACCCGCTCGGGCTTCTCGACGGCGCGCGAGGTCACGGACGTGTCGGGCCGCGGTGTCGGCATCGACGTGGTGGCGACCGCGGCGCGCGCCCTGGGCGGCTCGCTCGAGATCCGGTCCGAGGAGGGGAAGGGCACGGTCTTCACCCTGCGCCTCCCCGTCACGCTCGCGATCGTGAGGGCGCTGCTGGCAAGGGTTGGGACGGAGCTCTACGCGCTGCCGCTAACGCACGTGGCTGAGACCGTCGACCTGAAGGCCGAGGACATCCGGCGGGTGCAGGGCCGCGAGACGATGCTGTTGCGGGGGCTGCTGCTGCCGCTGGTGCGGCTGGGCGAGGTGCTGGGGGCCGCCGCCGCGCCGGCGACGGCAAGGCTGCCGGTCATCGTGCTGGAGATGGGCGAGCGCCGCACCGGCGTGGTGGTGGACGATCTGATGGGGCAGCAGGAGATCGTGGTGAAGAACTTCGAAGCGCCGCTGGGGATGCTCCCCCTGTTCAGCGGAGCGACGATCCTGGGCGACGGGGCGCCGGCGCTGATCCTCGATGCGGGCGGGTTGATGTAA
- a CDS encoding chemotaxis protein CheC has product MDDIRDLKELQLDALKEVENIGAGHAATALSQMTNRRIMISVPKIAVSRLEEVAEQLGEPNEVVAAILLHMLGDLTGRTLLVFPEKAAKRLCDLLLGRPLGKTESFGALEQSSLKETGNILCGTYMNALSSFMGMMLLPSVPSLVIDFSSAVLTSAYLNFGSDRDYVFCVETQFIFVSEDETLRGHFLLVPDFASLRAILQAVRLT; this is encoded by the coding sequence ATGGATGACATTCGCGATCTGAAGGAACTGCAACTCGACGCGCTGAAAGAGGTCGAGAACATCGGCGCGGGGCACGCCGCGACGGCGCTGTCACAGATGACCAACCGCCGGATCATGATCAGCGTGCCGAAGATCGCGGTGTCGCGCCTCGAGGAGGTGGCCGAGCAGCTCGGCGAGCCGAACGAGGTCGTGGCGGCCATCCTCCTGCACATGCTCGGCGACCTCACGGGGAGGACGCTGCTGGTCTTCCCGGAGAAGGCGGCCAAGCGCCTCTGCGACCTCCTGCTCGGCCGGCCGCTCGGCAAGACGGAGAGCTTCGGCGCGCTGGAGCAGTCCAGCCTCAAGGAGACCGGCAACATCCTCTGCGGCACCTACATGAACGCGCTGTCTTCGTTCATGGGGATGATGTTGCTGCCGTCGGTGCCGAGCCTGGTGATCGACTTCTCTTCGGCGGTCCTCACTTCGGCGTACCTCAACTTCGGCAGCGACCGCGACTACGTCTTCTGCGTCGAGACGCAGTTCATCTTCGTCAGCGAGGACGAGACGCTGCGCGGGCACTTCCTCCTCGTTCCGGACTTCGCCTCCCTCCGCGCGATCCTCCAGGCCGTCCGGCTGACCTGA